The Aureitalea marina genome includes a window with the following:
- a CDS encoding alpha/beta hydrolase, with amino-acid sequence MVRRIRKGIYFGVITMGILLGGLYFFQESLIFPAQTLEEDHLFQLQSPFEEGFLVTRDGARLNYLRLKAEDPRGIIVYYHGNGGSLERWKDLTQPFTELGWDVLVWDYRGYGKSTGERSSEAMYDDAQLIYVKALDWYSEEQLLVYGRSMGTTFATYVSARNSPSSLVLESPFYSLKSLVKNKYPILPVYRLLKYNFPTYSFASGVGCPIRIFHGTQDRVVPSEQGEALWREFPKNSEFILIEEGGHNDLAEFSIYQDRIRQILR; translated from the coding sequence ATGGTTAGGAGGATCAGAAAAGGGATTTATTTTGGCGTTATTACCATGGGAATACTACTAGGAGGTCTTTATTTTTTTCAGGAATCGTTGATATTTCCTGCTCAAACACTGGAAGAGGATCATCTTTTCCAGCTGCAATCACCTTTTGAGGAGGGCTTCCTGGTTACCAGGGATGGCGCCAGACTGAACTACTTAAGACTGAAGGCGGAAGACCCGAGAGGGATCATTGTGTATTATCACGGTAATGGAGGTAGCCTGGAACGCTGGAAGGATCTGACCCAGCCCTTTACCGAGTTAGGTTGGGACGTTTTGGTCTGGGACTATCGCGGCTATGGGAAATCGACCGGAGAGCGAAGCTCTGAGGCCATGTACGATGATGCCCAGTTGATTTATGTCAAAGCTTTGGACTGGTACAGCGAGGAGCAGTTGCTGGTCTATGGTCGTTCTATGGGGACCACCTTCGCGACCTATGTTTCGGCTCGGAACTCGCCGTCAAGTCTGGTACTGGAATCGCCATTTTATAGCCTTAAATCATTGGTAAAGAATAAATATCCTATTTTACCTGTATACAGGCTTTTAAAGTATAATTTTCCGACGTATTCGTTTGCTTCTGGAGTGGGTTGTCCTATTCGGATTTTTCACGGAACACAAGACCGGGTAGTCCCGTCGGAACAAGGTGAAGCCTTGTGGCGAGAATTTCCAAAGAACAGCGAATTCATCCTCATAGAAGAGGGTGGTCACAATGACCTGGCGGAGTTCTCTATTTACCAGGATCGAATCCGGCAAATATTGCGATAG
- a CDS encoding alpha/beta hydrolase yields MVWWLSILVIVLSVYLGISILLYYLQEYFLFKPEKLPPEFEFYYENQEVDEYNLEARDGAVINGLHFKAKNPRGVVLYLKGNSKSIKGWGKFAVDFTRHQYDVIMVDYRGFGKSTGRRTQKNIKHDLQYVYNKIRERVREEYIILYGRSLGSGFATKLASTNSPRMLILDAPYYSLTKVTKRYLPFMPLSLIMRFPMPTYKWIQYVKCPIHIIHGTNDKLIPFKSSVKLSRINSEKTRLWPVIGGGHKNLHTFESYHRVIHEIMNYKRQQIDLKSTSHPESQDQQYG; encoded by the coding sequence GTGGTCTGGTGGCTTTCCATATTGGTCATAGTTTTAAGTGTCTATCTCGGAATTAGTATACTGTTGTACTATTTGCAGGAGTATTTCCTGTTCAAACCGGAGAAACTTCCACCCGAATTTGAATTCTATTATGAAAACCAGGAGGTTGATGAATATAACCTGGAGGCTCGGGATGGGGCTGTGATCAACGGTTTGCACTTTAAGGCGAAGAACCCCAGGGGCGTAGTATTGTACTTAAAGGGAAACTCAAAAAGCATCAAGGGATGGGGGAAATTTGCAGTGGATTTTACCCGGCATCAATACGATGTGATCATGGTCGATTACAGGGGCTTTGGTAAGAGCACAGGCAGGCGGACACAAAAGAACATCAAACACGACCTGCAATATGTGTATAACAAGATCAGAGAACGGGTCAGAGAAGAGTATATCATATTATATGGCCGTTCCCTGGGTTCCGGCTTTGCAACGAAACTGGCTTCGACCAACTCGCCTCGTATGTTGATTCTCGATGCACCTTATTACAGCCTGACCAAGGTCACCAAACGCTATCTCCCTTTCATGCCTTTGTCCCTGATCATGCGCTTTCCTATGCCTACCTACAAATGGATACAGTACGTGAAATGTCCGATCCATATCATCCATGGGACCAATGATAAGCTGATTCCCTTTAAAAGCAGCGTCAAGTTGTCGCGGATCAATTCGGAAAAGACCAGGCTATGGCCGGTTATAGGTGGAGGGCATAAAAACCTGCATACCTTCGAATCCTACCACCGGGTTATCCACGAGATCATGAATTACAAAAGGCAGCAGATCGATCTGAAATCTACCAGCCACCCGGAATCTCAAGATCAGCAGTATGGTTAG
- a CDS encoding 4Fe-4S dicluster domain-containing protein — MAIIITDECINCGACEPECPNTAIYEGADDWRYSDGTDLNGQIVLPNGNEVNADIVQEPVSDEIYYIVPDKCTECMGFHEEPQCAAVCPVDCCVPDEDNVETEEELLGKQRFMHNE; from the coding sequence ATGGCCATCATTATCACCGACGAATGCATTAATTGCGGGGCTTGCGAGCCCGAGTGCCCGAATACCGCGATCTACGAAGGAGCAGACGATTGGCGTTACTCCGATGGTACGGACCTCAATGGTCAGATCGTTCTCCCCAATGGTAATGAGGTCAATGCGGATATAGTCCAGGAACCTGTAAGTGACGAGATCTATTATATCGTGCCAGATAAGTGCACCGAGTGTATGGGCTTCCATGAGGAGCCTCAATGTGCTGCTGTTTGCCCGGTAGATTGTTGTGTCCCTGACGAGGATAATGTGGAAACTGAAGAAGAATTGCTGGGGAAGCAGCGATTCATGCACAACGAATAA
- a CDS encoding acyl-CoA reductase, which produces MELQQRINAFSLLGQQLRDYVDANQGNHRETDEKLDLALERSSHANGWFKRESLLFALRQWGQLLTIDNLENWTDPYTFTKTPHYKTVGVVAAGNIPLVGFHDLLAVLISGSNLNMRQSRNDKFLLPALVSILESVEPAFKGRVKFTEDKLQDFDAVIATGSNNTARYFDYYFGRYPHIIRRNRNGVAVLDGTETSEQLEGLAEDIFRYFGLGCRNVSKLFVPENYNFDAFFQAMYSKRSVIDHHKYMNNYDYNKAVYLMSDIPLLDNEFMLLKQDEGYSSPIGVVFHESYQNQDQLANKLMEDKEHIQCVVSGLKLDGALDFGQAQQPGLDNYADGVDTVDFVLNTSR; this is translated from the coding sequence ATGGAATTACAACAAAGAATTAACGCCTTTTCCTTATTAGGCCAGCAGCTTAGAGATTATGTGGATGCCAACCAGGGCAATCATCGGGAGACTGATGAGAAACTAGACCTGGCCTTGGAGCGCTCTAGTCATGCCAATGGCTGGTTTAAGCGGGAAAGTTTACTGTTCGCCTTGAGGCAATGGGGTCAGCTACTCACCATTGACAACCTGGAAAATTGGACGGACCCTTATACATTTACTAAAACACCGCATTATAAGACGGTCGGAGTTGTAGCTGCCGGAAATATACCCTTGGTAGGTTTTCACGATCTGCTCGCCGTGTTGATCAGTGGATCAAACTTGAACATGCGGCAGTCCCGCAACGATAAGTTCTTGCTTCCAGCCCTGGTCAGTATACTGGAATCTGTAGAACCGGCTTTCAAAGGACGAGTAAAATTCACAGAAGATAAATTACAAGACTTCGATGCGGTTATTGCTACTGGCAGCAACAATACAGCGCGATATTTTGACTACTATTTTGGACGATACCCCCATATCATCCGGCGGAACAGGAATGGTGTAGCCGTGTTGGACGGAACCGAGACAAGTGAGCAGCTAGAAGGTCTGGCTGAAGACATCTTCCGTTATTTTGGCTTGGGATGCCGCAATGTTTCCAAGCTGTTCGTCCCTGAGAATTACAACTTTGACGCCTTCTTCCAGGCCATGTATTCCAAACGATCTGTGATCGATCATCATAAATACATGAACAATTACGATTACAACAAGGCTGTTTACCTGATGAGCGATATACCCTTGCTGGATAACGAATTCATGCTGTTAAAGCAGGACGAGGGCTACAGTTCTCCCATTGGCGTAGTATTCCATGAGAGCTACCAGAACCAGGATCAACTGGCGAATAAGCTTATGGAAGACAAGGAACACATTCAGTGTGTTGTCAGTGGTTTAAAACTGGATGGAGCCCTGGATTTTGGCCAGGCTCAGCAACCTGGACTGGATAATTATGCGGACGGGGTGGACACGGTTGATTTCGTGTTGAATACTTCCCGATAA
- the serC gene encoding 3-phosphoserine/phosphohydroxythreonine transaminase — translation MKKHNFSAGPCVLPQSVLRQASEAVLNFNELDLSLIEISHRSKEFVAVMEEARTLALQHLGLEGKGYQALYLQGGASTEFLMVAYNLMKSKAAYLNTGTWSSKAIKEAAIFGEVAEVASSKHQNFNYIPKGYDIPADADYFHCTSNNTIFGTQIKEFPKTDAPLVCDMSSDIFSRQLDFEQFDLIYAGAQKNMGPAGTTLVIVKEDILGQVDRKIPSMLDYQVHIGKDSMFNTPSVFAVYVSMLTLRWLNEQGGIAGMEKINQYKADLLYKEIDRNPLFQGFVQNKEDRSLMNATFNLAEGANKEMFDSMWQEAGINGLNGHRSVGGYRASMYNALEPASVAVLVDVMKEFERKS, via the coding sequence ATGAAAAAGCATAATTTCAGTGCGGGCCCCTGCGTACTGCCGCAGTCGGTGCTACGACAAGCCTCAGAAGCCGTTCTTAATTTCAATGAACTGGATCTTTCCCTGATCGAGATCTCTCACAGAAGCAAGGAATTTGTAGCGGTAATGGAAGAAGCAAGGACACTAGCCCTTCAGCACCTTGGCCTGGAAGGAAAAGGTTACCAAGCTCTCTACCTTCAAGGTGGGGCAAGTACCGAATTCCTCATGGTAGCCTACAACCTGATGAAAAGTAAAGCGGCCTACCTGAACACAGGGACCTGGTCCTCCAAGGCGATTAAAGAAGCCGCCATTTTTGGGGAGGTAGCAGAAGTAGCTTCCTCTAAGCATCAAAACTTCAATTACATCCCCAAAGGATACGATATCCCTGCTGATGCGGATTATTTTCACTGCACCAGCAATAACACCATTTTTGGGACTCAGATCAAAGAATTCCCAAAGACTGATGCACCTTTAGTGTGTGACATGAGCAGTGATATATTCTCCCGGCAGTTGGATTTTGAGCAGTTCGATCTGATCTATGCGGGAGCCCAGAAGAATATGGGGCCGGCCGGGACCACCCTGGTTATTGTCAAAGAAGATATCCTGGGCCAGGTAGACCGGAAGATTCCTTCCATGTTAGACTACCAGGTGCATATAGGAAAGGATAGCATGTTCAATACACCCTCCGTATTTGCCGTCTACGTATCCATGCTAACCCTGAGATGGTTGAATGAACAGGGCGGGATTGCAGGTATGGAAAAGATCAACCAGTACAAAGCAGATCTGCTATATAAGGAGATCGATCGCAACCCCCTCTTCCAGGGCTTTGTCCAAAACAAAGAAGACCGGTCCCTAATGAACGCTACTTTCAACCTGGCCGAAGGCGCCAATAAGGAGATGTTCGACAGCATGTGGCAAGAAGCCGGGATCAACGGACTGAACGGACACCGCAGTGTTGGTGGATACCGGGCGTCGATGTACAATGCCCTAGAACCGGCCAGTGTCGCTGTGCTGGTGGATGTAATGAAAGAATTTGAACGTAAATCTTAA
- a CDS encoding D-2-hydroxyacid dehydrogenase, with protein MKILANDGISQSGVDALEHAGYEVITTKVAQEQLENYINDNQIDAILVRSATQVRQDLIDACPSLKLIGRGGVGMDNIDVAYAREKGLHVINTPAASSASVAELVFAHLFGGVRYLFDANRNMPLDGDTKFKDLKKNYAGGLELRGKTLGIVGFGRIGQEVAKIAIGCGMTVLAHDRFVDEAAIELDFFDGQSATFNIKTVELNELLNKSDFLSLHVPAQKDYVIGREQIAMMKDGAAIINAARGGVLDEVALVEALENKKLAFAALDTFENEPKPAIQVLMNQKVSLSPHIGAATKEAQDRIGTELAGQIKDLLG; from the coding sequence ATGAAAATACTGGCAAACGACGGAATTTCTCAAAGCGGGGTAGATGCCCTGGAGCACGCAGGCTATGAGGTGATCACAACCAAAGTGGCCCAGGAACAACTCGAAAATTACATCAACGACAATCAGATCGATGCCATTTTGGTGCGGTCTGCAACCCAGGTCAGACAAGATCTGATTGATGCCTGTCCTTCCCTTAAGTTGATCGGTCGTGGTGGTGTTGGAATGGATAACATCGATGTGGCTTACGCCCGGGAAAAGGGACTTCACGTGATCAATACCCCGGCAGCCTCGTCGGCCTCAGTCGCGGAACTGGTCTTTGCTCACCTGTTTGGCGGCGTCCGATATCTCTTCGACGCCAACCGAAACATGCCCCTGGATGGAGATACCAAGTTCAAGGATCTTAAAAAGAACTATGCGGGAGGCCTAGAGTTACGAGGAAAAACCTTGGGGATCGTAGGATTCGGACGAATTGGTCAAGAGGTTGCCAAGATCGCCATAGGCTGCGGAATGACAGTCTTGGCCCACGATCGCTTTGTCGATGAAGCTGCTATCGAATTGGACTTCTTCGATGGGCAATCTGCCACATTCAACATCAAAACAGTCGAATTGAACGAACTGCTTAATAAGAGTGACTTCCTTTCCCTGCACGTTCCAGCTCAAAAGGACTATGTGATCGGCCGGGAACAGATCGCTATGATGAAGGATGGAGCCGCTATTATCAATGCTGCTCGTGGAGGAGTTTTGGACGAGGTGGCCTTGGTGGAAGCACTTGAGAACAAAAAGCTGGCCTTTGCAGCCCTCGATACTTTCGAGAATGAGCCTAAACCAGCCATTCAGGTCCTGATGAATCAAAAAGTCTCTCTCAGTCCACATATCGGCGCAGCTACCAAGGAGGCACAGGATCGAATTGGAACGGAATTGGCCGGGCAGATCAAAGACCTTCTCGGTTAA
- a CDS encoding DUF937 domain-containing protein, producing MNGILDLLQGSTGDIILSGLSQESGQSKDNTAQVVQMALPILLGAMKRNSSTEAGSSGLLSALDSKHDGSILDHLDGFFSGGVDADQMEDGNGILGHVLGGSQNGVTQALSAKSGMDTGSIVKILTVLAPIVLGYLGKQKRQQQVADSGDLGALLGSLGGDGNQQSMIESLLDGDNDGSIIDDMAGMFLGGDKGSSKGSGLGGLLGGFLKG from the coding sequence ATGAATGGAATTTTAGATCTATTACAAGGAAGTACTGGAGACATCATATTAAGTGGTCTGAGCCAGGAAAGCGGTCAAAGCAAAGATAATACTGCACAAGTCGTGCAGATGGCATTGCCCATTCTGCTCGGTGCAATGAAGAGAAACTCGAGCACGGAAGCCGGTTCCTCCGGTTTGTTGAGTGCCTTGGACAGCAAACACGATGGTTCCATCCTGGATCATTTAGACGGCTTCTTTTCCGGAGGTGTGGATGCCGATCAAATGGAAGACGGTAACGGAATTCTGGGACATGTTCTTGGTGGATCTCAAAATGGAGTAACCCAGGCCCTCTCCGCAAAATCGGGAATGGACACTGGTTCTATCGTCAAGATCCTGACTGTTCTCGCGCCTATCGTACTTGGATATCTTGGTAAGCAAAAGAGGCAGCAACAGGTGGCTGACTCCGGTGATCTAGGCGCTTTACTAGGCAGCCTGGGCGGCGATGGCAATCAACAGAGTATGATCGAGTCACTGCTGGATGGTGACAATGATGGCAGTATAATAGACGATATGGCCGGCATGTTTCTTGGAGGAGACAAAGGCAGCTCTAAAGGAAGCGGTCTTGGAGGTCTACTCGGTGGATTTTTGAAAGGCTGA
- a CDS encoding DUF6146 family protein, with amino-acid sequence MRSFLIVLGAIITMASCNSTKNTAAQSNEQVSDTIRIANDSLEYEIIIIENGFYNWLVTQFPEEYYSLGFLENQNRFYVAEYNRRVINPLSFDKDLYIFTINYDPKVSYGKEVNYLLYNYFLYFERTYDQKLK; translated from the coding sequence ATGCGATCCTTTCTGATAGTTCTGGGGGCCATCATAACCATGGCCAGTTGCAATTCTACCAAGAATACGGCTGCGCAATCCAATGAGCAGGTCAGCGATACCATTCGCATTGCTAACGATAGCCTAGAGTACGAGATCATCATCATCGAGAATGGTTTCTACAACTGGTTGGTGACCCAATTCCCGGAGGAGTATTACAGCCTTGGATTCCTAGAGAATCAGAACCGGTTTTACGTAGCGGAATACAATAGGCGGGTGATCAACCCTTTGAGCTTCGATAAGGACCTCTATATTTTCACCATCAATTACGACCCGAAGGTCAGTTATGGAAAGGAGGTTAATTACCTTCTGTATAACTACTTCCTGTATTTTGAAAGGACTTACGATCAGAAGTTGAAATGA
- a CDS encoding DUF6787 family protein gives MKKLKARWGIDSNWQLTVIFIVFAITGSTSAKFAAPITEALGMNPEMNGWIYWPVRILLIFPLYQILLVFFGWLFGEFAFFWNFEKKMLRSLGLGFLLKE, from the coding sequence ATGAAGAAGCTAAAGGCACGCTGGGGAATAGACAGCAATTGGCAGCTAACGGTTATTTTTATCGTATTTGCGATTACCGGGAGTACCTCGGCTAAGTTTGCCGCCCCAATTACAGAGGCTTTGGGAATGAACCCAGAAATGAACGGCTGGATCTACTGGCCGGTGAGAATTCTACTGATATTCCCACTTTATCAAATACTTTTGGTGTTTTTTGGTTGGTTATTCGGAGAATTTGCGTTTTTTTGGAACTTCGAAAAGAAAATGTTGAGATCCCTGGGTTTGGGATTTCTTCTAAAAGAATGA
- a CDS encoding TonB-dependent receptor — MKPLIIGMLCLYTTAGLSQNCKFTLTGSVVDSHDGDPLEGAVITGFSEGQVFYTDLDGRFSIPNLCEGTLGLQIAHPECKTQVFTLEITGDRSRTFRLEHHLESLNEVIITGKSYQTQSESILNNEIQRDQIERYTSGSLGDVLKTVSGVSSLNTGNTIVKPVINGLHSSRITIVNNGVVMQDQEWGAEHAPSIDVNTAGNITVLKGASALQYTGSAIGGVVVAQPQRVVLKDSIYGQTLLSGATNGRGGSISSSLVLGTEKGWFAEIQGTLKRFGDFEAPDYVLSNTGVYERDIMVRGGINKLHYGVEASYSYFRTEIGILRASHLGGAADQVRAIESDRPLIIEPFTYEIDVPRQDVTHHTGRISYFQRLKDIGKLTVQYDLQINERFEFDVRRGGRSDRPAVDLLLTTHHLHAGLETRLDDLTSLNVGLEGRYQTNEADPSTGVRRLIPDYDQYDFALFAIADRRLSDQWVVEAGIRYDYRYMDVLKFYRKSFWEQRGYDEEFPELVIEDFGNQVLTNPQPEFSNFSATAGANYSFGDSYVLFANYSLAMRAPNASELYSEGLHHSASRIELGDLRFDSEIANRINITLQKQSGRFRFSVNPFLNLIDDYILIEPTEVQQTIRGNFQVWEYRQTNAFLVGFDLDAQFDISEAFAYSGQFSFIKGYDRTLDLPLINMPPVNTLNELIWTHPQFHDLRISLQSQYVFEQNEFPDNNFDVFIPETGENVEVDVSTPPPAYHLMHLSGDATFRLNDQSNLNVGLTINNLFDTSYRDYLNRLRYYADDLGRNIILNLKLNY, encoded by the coding sequence ATGAAACCCTTAATAATCGGGATGTTGTGCTTGTACACCACAGCCGGTCTTTCTCAAAACTGTAAGTTCACGCTCACTGGATCAGTGGTGGATTCCCATGATGGAGATCCGCTGGAAGGTGCTGTCATTACTGGTTTTTCAGAAGGTCAGGTCTTCTACACTGACCTGGATGGTCGTTTTTCCATCCCAAACTTGTGTGAGGGTACCTTGGGGTTACAAATCGCTCATCCCGAATGCAAGACACAGGTTTTCACTTTGGAAATTACTGGTGACAGGAGCCGTACTTTCAGGCTTGAGCATCATCTGGAATCGCTCAATGAAGTGATCATTACTGGTAAGTCCTACCAAACCCAGTCCGAAAGCATACTCAATAATGAAATACAACGAGATCAGATCGAGAGATACACCAGTGGGTCCTTGGGAGATGTACTGAAGACTGTTAGCGGGGTTTCCTCCCTTAATACGGGAAACACTATTGTCAAGCCGGTAATTAATGGCTTACATAGTAGTCGAATAACCATTGTGAACAACGGCGTGGTCATGCAAGATCAGGAATGGGGAGCAGAACATGCACCTAGCATAGATGTAAATACGGCCGGTAACATAACCGTTCTAAAGGGAGCATCAGCCCTACAATATACAGGAAGTGCAATTGGAGGTGTCGTTGTAGCTCAACCTCAGCGAGTCGTACTAAAAGACAGCATATACGGTCAAACGCTTCTAAGTGGCGCTACCAATGGCCGTGGAGGAAGCATTAGCAGCTCTCTGGTCTTGGGTACTGAGAAAGGTTGGTTCGCCGAAATTCAAGGTACCTTGAAACGTTTTGGAGATTTTGAAGCCCCGGATTACGTCCTAAGCAATACCGGAGTGTACGAACGGGATATTATGGTTCGTGGCGGAATCAATAAACTACACTATGGTGTGGAAGCCAGTTATTCCTACTTCAGAACAGAGATCGGTATACTTCGTGCCTCTCATTTAGGGGGAGCGGCCGACCAGGTTCGGGCCATAGAAAGTGACCGACCATTGATCATAGAACCCTTTACCTACGAGATCGATGTACCGAGACAAGATGTGACCCATCATACTGGTCGCATTTCATACTTCCAACGTTTAAAGGATATAGGGAAGCTGACGGTTCAGTACGACCTGCAAATTAATGAGCGATTCGAATTTGATGTACGACGAGGGGGACGAAGCGATCGGCCTGCCGTAGACTTATTGCTTACCACCCACCACCTGCATGCTGGCCTAGAAACTCGATTGGATGATCTCACTAGCCTGAATGTGGGATTAGAGGGACGATATCAAACCAATGAGGCAGATCCGTCCACAGGTGTACGCAGGTTGATACCCGATTATGACCAATACGATTTCGCGCTATTTGCCATTGCCGACCGACGCTTATCGGACCAATGGGTTGTCGAAGCTGGGATCCGTTACGATTATCGCTATATGGATGTGCTCAAGTTCTATCGCAAGTCCTTTTGGGAGCAAAGAGGTTATGACGAGGAGTTTCCAGAACTTGTTATTGAAGACTTCGGAAATCAGGTATTGACCAATCCCCAACCTGAATTCTCAAACTTTTCGGCAACAGCAGGAGCAAATTATAGTTTTGGTGACAGCTATGTGTTATTTGCCAACTATTCTTTGGCCATGAGGGCTCCAAATGCCTCAGAACTCTACAGTGAGGGACTACACCACAGTGCATCCAGGATAGAATTAGGTGATCTCCGTTTTGACTCGGAAATCGCAAATAGGATCAACATTACTCTTCAAAAGCAATCTGGACGCTTTAGATTCAGCGTAAATCCATTTCTGAATCTGATCGATGATTACATCCTAATCGAGCCAACTGAAGTGCAGCAAACCATTCGTGGAAATTTCCAGGTCTGGGAATATAGACAAACTAATGCATTCTTAGTTGGATTTGACCTGGACGCCCAATTCGACATCAGCGAAGCCTTTGCCTACAGTGGTCAGTTTTCATTCATCAAAGGATATGATCGAACCTTGGATCTGCCACTGATCAACATGCCCCCGGTAAACACATTGAATGAGTTGATTTGGACGCACCCTCAATTCCACGACTTAAGGATTTCATTACAAAGTCAATATGTTTTTGAACAAAATGAATTCCCGGATAACAACTTTGACGTCTTTATTCCTGAAACTGGTGAGAACGTCGAAGTGGATGTAAGCACCCCTCCTCCGGCCTATCACCTGATGCATTTGAGTGGTGATGCTACCTTTAGACTGAATGACCAGTCCAACCTAAACGTAGGACTTACCATAAATAACCTGTTCGATACCTCGTACAGAGACTACCTGAATCGACTGCGCTATTATGCAGACGACTTAGGACGCAATATTATTTTGAACCTAAAACTTAATTATTAA
- a CDS encoding type 1 periplasmic binding fold superfamily protein yields the protein MKTLKTLSLIFASILVVGLTSCSNDDDNTVEPVNEEEVITTLIVTMTSAGNPDITLTSDDPDGDGPNPPVITVSGPFVAGATYQGSVRVENRTEDPAENVTEEVEEEDDEHQFFFNATAGLQLTTTYGNFDGDGNPLGTQIETAAGTASAGSWTVTLRHVPKKPNDGTLADAGGETDIQVIFPVTIQ from the coding sequence ATGAAAACCCTTAAAACGCTTAGTTTAATTTTTGCATCAATCCTGGTAGTTGGATTGACCAGTTGTTCGAATGACGATGACAACACAGTAGAGCCTGTCAATGAGGAAGAAGTGATCACTACCCTGATCGTTACTATGACCTCGGCCGGTAATCCTGACATCACCCTTACGTCTGACGATCCTGACGGAGACGGACCAAATCCACCAGTTATCACTGTGTCCGGACCATTTGTAGCCGGTGCGACTTATCAGGGATCTGTCCGAGTAGAGAATCGAACAGAAGATCCTGCCGAAAATGTTACAGAGGAAGTAGAAGAAGAGGACGACGAGCACCAGTTCTTCTTTAACGCTACTGCTGGTCTGCAATTGACCACCACCTACGGTAACTTTGACGGAGACGGGAACCCACTAGGAACCCAGATCGAAACTGCAGCTGGAACTGCGAGCGCTGGAAGCTGGACCGTTACTCTTCGCCATGTGCCTAAGAAGCCTAACGATGGTACTTTGGCCGATGCAGGTGGAGAGACTGATATCCAGGTAATCTTCCCGGTAACCATCCAGTAA
- the folE gene encoding GTP cyclohydrolase I FolE, whose protein sequence is MTSYKFLEEYAQPVTEELQESFSRILTDIGEDVSRDGIQKTPERAAKAIQFLTSGYIQDAGAILESAMFDEDYHDMVIVKDIEFYSLCEHHMLPFFGKAHIAYIPNGKIVGLSKIPRIVNVFARRLQVQERLTHDILECINKTLKPAGVAVVIEASHMCMAMRGVQKQNSATTTSGFRGQFEKIETRNEFLKLIGSNLS, encoded by the coding sequence ATGACATCGTACAAATTCTTAGAAGAATACGCTCAACCAGTAACGGAAGAGCTACAAGAAAGTTTCAGCCGAATCCTGACAGACATCGGAGAGGATGTCAGCCGGGACGGTATTCAGAAAACACCAGAACGGGCAGCTAAAGCCATACAGTTCCTGACCTCGGGATATATTCAGGATGCTGGTGCGATCCTGGAAAGTGCCATGTTCGATGAGGACTATCACGATATGGTCATTGTCAAGGATATCGAATTCTATTCGCTTTGCGAGCATCATATGCTGCCGTTCTTCGGAAAGGCCCATATAGCATACATCCCAAACGGAAAGATCGTTGGATTGAGCAAGATCCCCAGAATAGTGAACGTTTTCGCCCGAAGGCTTCAAGTGCAGGAGAGATTGACACATGACATTCTGGAATGTATCAACAAAACCCTGAAACCAGCAGGAGTTGCAGTAGTGATTGAAGCATCTCACATGTGCATGGCCATGCGGGGGGTACAGAAGCAAAACAGTGCGACGACCACCTCCGGTTTCCGCGGTCAGTTTGAGAAGATCGAGACACGGAATGAGTTCCTAAAACTGATTGGCAGTAACTTATCATAA
- the msrA gene encoding peptide-methionine (S)-S-oxide reductase MsrA, producing MKRVKQTIFANGCFWCTEAVFQRLEGVLSVRPGYTGGHIKNPAYREVCSGRTGHAEAIAIEYDPEAITYQTLLEVFFATHDPTTLNRQGNDVGTQYRSGIFYSDETEREEAEAFIQLLTEGRVFRDPIVTEVTPLDEFYEAEEVHHNYYNDNEDQPYCRFVVAPKIEKIKEFYSDKLKK from the coding sequence ATGAAAAGAGTTAAACAAACTATTTTCGCGAATGGCTGCTTCTGGTGTACAGAAGCAGTCTTTCAACGTTTGGAAGGGGTGTTATCTGTCCGACCAGGTTATACTGGAGGCCATATTAAAAATCCCGCCTACAGGGAAGTTTGTAGTGGAAGAACCGGGCATGCTGAAGCCATTGCCATCGAATACGATCCAGAAGCGATCACCTATCAGACCTTACTGGAAGTTTTCTTTGCTACCCATGATCCCACTACTCTAAACAGACAGGGGAATGATGTGGGCACCCAATACAGAAGCGGTATCTTCTATTCGGACGAGACTGAACGCGAGGAGGCAGAGGCGTTCATACAACTACTGACAGAAGGTCGGGTTTTTAGGGACCCAATAGTGACAGAGGTCACTCCGCTGGATGAATTTTACGAAGCGGAAGAAGTGCATCACAACTATTACAATGACAATGAGGATCAGCCGTATTGCCGATTTGTAGTAGCTCCGAAAATTGAAAAGATCAAGGAATTCTATTCCGATAAACTAAAAAAATAA